A region of Candidatus Bathyarchaeia archaeon DNA encodes the following proteins:
- a CDS encoding ATP-binding cassette domain-containing protein: MPQIKAKDFSFTYSSSGRPSIRDLDLEIEKGEFILLTGPSGCGKTTLCRCLNGLIPNFYAGHWEGEFRVCGIDITKAKTYELAKLVGHVFQNPENQLFSLSVEREIALGPENLGLPRDEIRQRVEWAMELVGISDLRYLAPYELSGGQQQKVAIASVLAMRPEILVLDEPTSFLDPKSAKAILETIARLNEELDMTVILVEHRLDLAARLVDRVLVMSEGRLALDGKPKEIFGKAAHLMGVGLPKVTLLFQMLREDGLEVEIPTTVEEASAILRGLLD, translated from the coding sequence ATGCCGCAAATAAAGGCCAAGGATTTCTCGTTCACCTATTCCAGCTCCGGGAGACCCTCCATAAGGGATCTGGACTTGGAGATCGAAAAGGGCGAGTTCATACTCCTGACCGGTCCGAGCGGCTGCGGCAAGACGACCCTTTGCAGATGCCTCAACGGCCTCATCCCAAACTTCTACGCGGGCCATTGGGAGGGCGAGTTCCGTGTATGCGGCATCGATATCACGAAGGCCAAAACTTATGAATTAGCCAAGCTCGTGGGCCACGTCTTCCAGAACCCCGAGAACCAGCTCTTCTCCCTTTCAGTCGAGAGGGAGATCGCGCTCGGTCCGGAGAACTTGGGCCTCCCGAGGGATGAGATACGCCAAAGGGTGGAATGGGCCATGGAGCTCGTGGGGATATCGGATTTGAGATATCTAGCGCCATACGAGCTCTCTGGGGGGCAACAACAAAAGGTCGCAATAGCCTCTGTGCTCGCCATGAGGCCCGAGATCTTGGTCCTCGATGAGCCCACATCCTTCCTAGACCCCAAGTCCGCCAAGGCGATATTGGAGACCATAGCGCGATTGAATGAGGAGCTCGATATGACGGTGATATTGGTCGAGCATAGGTTGGACCTAGCGGCGAGGCTAGTGGATAGGGTCCTCGTCATGAGCGAGGGAAGGCTGGCCCTCGACGGGAAACCAAAGGAGATATTCGGGAAGGCTGCGCACCTGATGGGCGTGGGGCTGCCGAAGGTAACGCTCCTTTTCCAGATGTTGCGCGAGGATGGGCTGGAGGTGGAGATACCAACGACGGTCGAAGAGGCCTCCGCGATCCTGAGGGGGTTGCTCGATTGA
- the rrp42 gene encoding exosome complex protein Rrp42 produces the protein MSATPQIPPISQIEGKTIIDLVANGRRLDGRGLLDHRGFDIRAGIIEKANGSAHVSLGKTKVMVGVKVEVGEPFPDVPDQGVLTVNAELVPMAYPLFEPGPPDENSIELARVVDRGIRESKMVDLKKLCIIPNEKAFVVFVDIYVLDHDGNLIDASAAAAAAALLSARINKFEVKNGEVSLLPETMPLPISNIPVTMTFAKIGGTIVLDPSLEEEQVMSSRLTVTVDKDGNLCALQKGGMGHMAIQDVKECVRLAIERAPQLRESILGAIGYGKD, from the coding sequence ATGTCCGCGACTCCGCAGATACCGCCGATATCCCAGATAGAGGGGAAGACGATAATCGATCTGGTGGCCAATGGCAGGAGGTTGGATGGGAGGGGCTTGTTGGATCATAGGGGGTTCGATATAAGGGCCGGGATCATAGAGAAGGCCAATGGCTCGGCCCACGTCAGCCTTGGGAAGACGAAGGTCATGGTGGGCGTCAAGGTCGAGGTTGGGGAGCCGTTCCCCGATGTCCCGGATCAGGGCGTCCTAACCGTCAACGCGGAGCTGGTCCCGATGGCTTACCCCCTCTTCGAGCCGGGGCCCCCCGATGAGAACTCCATAGAGCTGGCTAGGGTGGTCGATAGGGGGATAAGGGAGTCGAAGATGGTGGACCTGAAGAAGCTCTGCATAATCCCGAACGAGAAGGCCTTCGTCGTCTTCGTCGATATATACGTCCTAGATCACGATGGGAACCTGATCGACGCCTCGGCCGCGGCCGCCGCTGCGGCATTGCTGAGCGCGAGGATAAATAAGTTCGAGGTGAAGAATGGCGAGGTCTCCCTCCTTCCGGAGACGATGCCCCTCCCGATATCGAACATACCCGTCACGATGACGTTCGCGAAGATCGGCGGCACCATAGTCTTGGACCCATCCTTGGAGGAGGAGCAGGTGATGTCCTCGAGGTTGACGGTGACCGTTGATAAGGATGGCAACCTCTGCGCCCTTCAAAAGGGGGGCATGGGCCATATGGCGATTCAGGACGTGAAGGAATGCGTTAGGTTGGCCATCGAGAGGGCCCCGCAGCTCAGGGAGTCCATATTGGGGGCGATAGGGTATGGGAAGGACTAA
- a CDS encoding creatininase family protein translates to MADKIYDLFDMCVPDVQEWLKKTDLILVPVGSLEQHGPHCPLGTDSISAWEITKRIARKADVPHTPLIWMGYSPHHMRPPGQGAGTITLRSETYRRLIYDVARSLIHHGFNKIVFVAGHGSLIKVVDDVLRAIRYETGALVVWYMAYAERNVALVKDLCETLEGNPGWHAGEIEASQDMAYKDGVVRMERAKKPSVHGPRWLPEAFHKHDGAPTITFGGYDGYIWMPLEHHEYSDDGTVGDPFKASKEKGEKLFERFADYGARIVNELKKVKVEVKNREFVERAWI, encoded by the coding sequence ATGGCGGATAAGATATACGACCTTTTCGATATGTGCGTCCCGGATGTCCAAGAATGGCTCAAGAAGACGGATTTAATCCTCGTGCCCGTTGGGAGTTTGGAGCAGCACGGACCCCATTGCCCCCTTGGCACCGATAGCATATCGGCTTGGGAGATCACGAAGAGAATCGCGAGGAAGGCCGACGTCCCCCATACGCCCCTAATATGGATGGGCTATTCCCCGCACCACATGAGGCCCCCGGGCCAAGGCGCAGGAACGATAACGCTCAGGAGCGAAACCTATCGGCGCCTCATATACGACGTTGCCCGGAGCCTTATCCACCACGGCTTCAACAAGATAGTCTTCGTCGCCGGCCATGGCTCGCTGATAAAGGTCGTCGACGACGTCCTGAGGGCCATAAGGTATGAAACGGGCGCCTTGGTCGTCTGGTACATGGCCTATGCGGAGCGCAACGTGGCCTTGGTCAAGGACCTATGCGAAACGCTCGAGGGGAATCCGGGCTGGCACGCAGGGGAGATAGAGGCATCGCAGGACATGGCCTATAAGGATGGGGTCGTGCGAATGGAGAGGGCGAAGAAGCCCAGCGTCCACGGCCCCAGGTGGCTGCCGGAGGCGTTCCATAAGCACGATGGCGCACCGACGATCACCTTCGGCGGCTACGACGGCTACATATGGATGCCCCTCGAGCACCATGAATATTCGGACGATGGGACCGTAGGCGATCCTTTCAAGGCATCGAAGGAGAAGGGCGAGAAGCTCTTCGAGAGGTTCGCCGATTACGGGGCGAGGATCGTCAACGAGCTCAAGAAGGTGAAGGTCGAGGTAAAGAACAGGGAGTTCGTCGAGCGGGCCTGGATCTAG
- a CDS encoding isopentenyl phosphate kinase: MSIIRRPRPLDEGPQPQPRSFSSGPVIIKLGGSVITDKSARNTPKLGKISEIADAISSLGGKLVLIHGAGSFAHPIVLEHRLQEGISSRDQLKGFVEAKHSLLELQRILIRAFQDHGVPVAPIMPSSCIVASNGRISSFNLAPIRRFIELGLIPLLHGDLVPDRRRGLSVISGDRLALYLAERMGARMVIFGCDVDGLFDADPRIDPNARLIPLVTPPNYREALRAAGGSGGLDVTGGMRRKVLESIRLARKGIEVVIMNLNRPWDLGKAIRGEPLLCTRFPPAKGA; this comes from the coding sequence ATGAGCATCATCCGGCGGCCGCGCCCCCTCGATGAGGGACCTCAACCCCAGCCGAGATCCTTTTCGAGCGGCCCTGTAATAATAAAGCTCGGGGGATCCGTAATAACGGATAAATCGGCTAGAAATACCCCCAAGCTTGGGAAGATCTCGGAGATAGCCGATGCCATATCCTCCTTGGGCGGTAAGCTCGTATTGATCCATGGGGCCGGATCCTTCGCGCATCCGATAGTCCTCGAGCACCGCCTCCAAGAGGGCATCTCCTCTAGGGATCAGCTCAAGGGCTTCGTGGAAGCGAAGCATTCGCTTCTCGAGCTCCAGCGGATCCTGATAAGGGCATTCCAAGACCATGGCGTCCCCGTCGCCCCGATAATGCCCTCGAGCTGCATCGTGGCGAGTAATGGAAGGATAAGCTCTTTCAACTTGGCCCCGATCAGGAGGTTCATCGAGCTCGGCCTGATACCACTCCTCCACGGGGATCTGGTTCCGGATAGGAGGAGGGGGCTCTCGGTGATCTCGGGCGATAGGCTGGCGCTATACTTGGCCGAGAGGATGGGGGCGAGGATGGTGATATTCGGATGCGATGTCGATGGCCTCTTCGATGCGGATCCCAGGATCGATCCGAACGCGAGGCTCATCCCATTGGTGACGCCCCCCAATTATCGCGAGGCCCTCAGGGCGGCCGGGGGCTCCGGGGGCTTGGATGTAACCGGGGGCATGCGGAGAAAGGTCTTGGAGAGCATTAGGCTGGCGAGGAAGGGGATAGAGGTCGTGATCATGAACCTGAATAGGCCATGGGATTTGGGCAAGGCCATACGGGGGGAGCCGCTCCTTTGCACGCGTTTCCCCCCGGCTAAAGGAGCTTGA
- the rrp4 gene encoding exosome complex RNA-binding protein Rrp4 — protein sequence MAPLLVGRREIVVPGDLLAEGDLRPGDNVLREGNRIYATKVGLVDLEGERVSVVPLKGCYFPRPGDLVIGRIVEAGLTGWEVDILAPYPALLPMSETYAKGQASKIDLSTIFSTGDLVTAKVLAFDRTRDPLLTAKGPGLGKAFGNRVVRISPMKIPRLIGRKGSMITMLKRETGCRIIVGQNGVVLISGRDDRAERAAVEAIYKIEREAHTQGLTDEIKEMLRKELGR from the coding sequence GTGGCGCCGCTTTTAGTCGGTAGGAGGGAGATCGTGGTCCCCGGGGACCTTTTGGCCGAGGGCGACCTGAGGCCCGGGGACAACGTCCTGAGGGAGGGCAATAGGATATACGCCACTAAGGTGGGGCTCGTGGATTTGGAGGGCGAGAGGGTATCGGTGGTCCCCCTGAAGGGTTGCTATTTTCCGAGGCCCGGGGATTTGGTGATAGGCCGCATAGTCGAGGCCGGTTTGACCGGATGGGAGGTCGACATACTCGCCCCCTACCCGGCCCTATTGCCGATGTCCGAGACATATGCCAAGGGCCAAGCCTCCAAGATTGACCTCTCGACCATATTCTCCACCGGGGACTTGGTGACGGCCAAGGTCCTAGCCTTCGATAGGACCAGGGATCCCCTCCTCACGGCCAAGGGGCCGGGATTGGGGAAGGCCTTCGGGAACCGGGTGGTTAGGATATCGCCCATGAAGATCCCGCGCTTAATAGGGAGGAAGGGCTCCATGATAACGATGCTGAAGAGGGAAACGGGTTGCCGGATAATCGTTGGCCAGAACGGCGTGGTGCTGATATCAGGGAGGGACGATAGGGCGGAGAGGGCGGCCGTGGAGGCGATATATAAGATAGAGAGGGAGGCGCATACCCAAGGGCTGACGGATGAGATCAAGGAGATGTTGAGGAAGGAGCTGGGGAGGTGA
- a CDS encoding RNase P subunit p30 family protein: MRRFADLHLINPGQGLSRMAERAALLGYDLIGLTLKGRPEDPGSLKREFLERGVDVALRIDLSPRSRQELLSLLGRYRPIFEVVSVNCANKAICDAASRDGRVDLIFFGEGPIGPRVRLPKEASSALEVNIRDLIAADGARDIGRALRKVRRDLEVAFENGMEVVASSGAEDPDMMRGPREIASLLKFLGMGSEEALASVSETPISLVRSNRMKLRGEVVCDGVRVLGGSGGDG; the protein is encoded by the coding sequence ATGCGTAGATTCGCCGATCTTCACCTCATCAACCCGGGCCAAGGGCTTTCTAGGATGGCCGAGAGGGCGGCGCTATTGGGATATGACCTCATAGGCTTGACCTTAAAGGGGAGGCCCGAGGATCCCGGGTCCTTGAAGAGGGAGTTCTTGGAGCGAGGGGTCGATGTCGCCCTCAGGATAGACCTATCGCCCAGGTCTAGGCAGGAGCTCCTCTCGCTTTTGGGCAGGTACAGGCCCATTTTCGAGGTCGTATCGGTGAATTGCGCCAATAAAGCGATCTGCGACGCGGCCTCGAGGGATGGGAGGGTGGATTTGATATTCTTCGGCGAAGGTCCGATTGGGCCGAGGGTTAGATTGCCCAAGGAGGCGAGCTCGGCGCTCGAGGTCAACATCCGCGATCTAATAGCGGCCGATGGGGCTCGGGATATTGGGCGAGCCTTGAGGAAGGTCAGGAGGGATTTGGAGGTGGCCTTCGAGAACGGGATGGAGGTGGTGGCCTCGAGCGGCGCCGAGGATCCGGATATGATGAGGGGCCCGAGGGAGATCGCCTCCCTCCTAAAATTCCTCGGAATGGGTTCCGAGGAGGCTTTGGCATCGGTTTCTGAAACCCCTATCTCCTTGGTCCGATCGAATAGGATGAAGCTCCGAGGCGAGGTCGTTTGCGATGGCGTGAGGGTCCTTGGGGGGAGTGGGGGGGATGGGTAA
- a CDS encoding DHH family phosphoesterase has protein sequence MPSLQKLRRALRAHRRFLILCHPNADPDAVCSAIVLRNLIRRMRRGAEVEMAAPEGISSISKGIASKFGQEFSEEPNLSEAESFFALDLSNISQLGAWGDEILGSGKPLILMDHHAPDGRTKDGAYLAIVDESASSTCEILYRVMRRLRAKPSRRDLELLFVGIAHETKAFSIATREAFLIASEAIKAGSKPPELFSLIRPQMDRSERIARLKGSQRMEVRTHGDWIIALSHVDSFQASVARALINLGADLAIVGGGKGEAKVSLRSTDAFSNGTGIHLGRDVAQPIGRAFNGTGGGHSTAAGISGRGQPAELVNACYEAISALLKRSEGGRWEAPEDKGSQ, from the coding sequence TTGCCGAGCCTCCAGAAGCTTAGGAGGGCCCTGAGGGCCCATAGGCGCTTCCTGATATTATGCCATCCCAACGCCGACCCCGATGCCGTTTGCTCGGCGATCGTGTTGAGAAACCTCATAAGGCGGATGAGGAGGGGAGCCGAGGTGGAGATGGCCGCCCCAGAGGGCATAAGCTCCATCTCGAAGGGGATCGCCTCCAAATTCGGGCAGGAATTCTCGGAGGAGCCGAACCTCTCCGAGGCCGAATCCTTCTTCGCGCTCGATTTGAGCAACATATCGCAGCTCGGGGCTTGGGGGGATGAGATCTTGGGCTCCGGGAAGCCCTTAATCCTTATGGATCATCACGCCCCGGATGGCCGGACAAAGGATGGCGCGTATTTGGCTATAGTGGATGAATCGGCCTCCTCTACCTGCGAGATCCTATATAGGGTCATGAGGAGATTGAGGGCGAAGCCCTCGAGGAGGGATCTGGAACTGCTCTTCGTGGGGATCGCCCATGAGACGAAGGCCTTCTCAATAGCCACTAGGGAGGCGTTCCTCATCGCCAGCGAGGCTATCAAGGCCGGCTCCAAGCCCCCAGAGCTCTTCTCTTTGATAAGGCCTCAGATGGATAGATCCGAGCGCATAGCTAGGCTGAAGGGATCCCAGAGGATGGAGGTGAGGACCCATGGGGATTGGATCATCGCCCTATCCCATGTCGATTCCTTCCAAGCCTCGGTCGCTAGGGCCCTCATCAACTTGGGCGCCGACTTGGCTATCGTTGGAGGAGGGAAGGGGGAAGCGAAGGTGAGCCTCCGATCCACCGATGCCTTCTCCAATGGGACCGGGATCCACTTGGGGAGGGACGTAGCCCAGCCCATCGGGAGGGCCTTCAATGGGACCGGCGGCGGCCATAGCACGGCCGCGGGGATAAGCGGCCGAGGACAACCGGCGGAGCTGGTGAATGCATGCTATGAGGCCATCTCCGCCCTGCTCAAGCGATCCGAGGGGGGAAGATGGGAGGCCCCGGAGGATAAGGGCTCCCAGTGA
- a CDS encoding RNA-binding domain-containing protein, with protein sequence MLAEPRSLEVSAIVHATEDEEKVIRALMNALPEAVARRLSIKKGRYRGHHGNPITFLRANLKGPHSKEALKYVLANLPDEDRGALYSGLGGYVDESGNLYIRLDKQRAYLKELRLSQADPIRLKWGFRLDPKAGIEEGIREACMRMVP encoded by the coding sequence ATGCTCGCGGAGCCGAGATCATTGGAGGTGAGCGCGATAGTCCACGCCACCGAGGACGAGGAGAAGGTCATCAGGGCCCTCATGAACGCGCTGCCGGAGGCCGTGGCGCGGAGGCTATCGATCAAGAAGGGCCGCTATAGGGGCCATCACGGCAACCCGATAACGTTCCTGAGGGCCAATCTCAAGGGGCCGCACTCCAAGGAGGCGCTGAAGTACGTGCTCGCCAACCTCCCCGACGAGGATAGGGGGGCCCTATACTCGGGGCTGGGGGGATACGTTGACGAAAGCGGGAACCTTTATATCAGATTGGATAAGCAGCGCGCCTATTTAAAGGAATTGAGGCTTTCTCAAGCCGATCCGATAAGGTTGAAGTGGGGATTCCGCTTGGACCCGAAGGCGGGGATCGAGGAGGGGATAAGGGAAGCGTGTATGAGGATGGTCCCTTGA
- a CDS encoding prefoldin subunit beta, whose product MSQEREIPPQLREQLIRFQQLQQTLQAIVSQRQQLELESMEVDRAISELEKVGDDAPVYKNVGAILMRADKGGLLNELKERKELISTRITVLSKQEARTRERLKELQDKLQERLKPQA is encoded by the coding sequence TTGAGCCAAGAACGCGAGATCCCTCCCCAACTCAGGGAGCAATTGATCAGGTTCCAACAGCTTCAACAAACACTTCAAGCGATAGTATCCCAAAGGCAGCAACTCGAGCTGGAGTCCATGGAGGTGGATAGGGCGATCTCGGAGCTGGAGAAGGTGGGCGATGACGCGCCAGTATATAAGAACGTTGGCGCGATACTCATGAGGGCCGATAAGGGGGGCCTCCTCAACGAGCTCAAGGAGCGGAAGGAACTCATATCCACTAGGATAACCGTATTGAGCAAGCAGGAGGCTAGGACTAGGGAGAGGTTGAAGGAGCTTCAGGATAAGCTCCAGGAGAGGTTGAAGCCGCAAGCCTGA
- the pth2 gene encoding peptidyl-tRNA hydrolase Pth2, producing the protein MAQSFKQAIVVRRDLRMGKGKLAAQVAHAAVAAAEEARARFPSWWGEWMREGQKKVVLRVDGEGELLGIYEESKRRGLPAALVRDMGLTQLPPGTATCAGIGPAPEPDLDALVGRLKLL; encoded by the coding sequence ATGGCTCAAAGCTTCAAGCAGGCCATAGTGGTCCGGAGGGATTTGAGGATGGGGAAGGGGAAATTGGCGGCTCAAGTGGCCCACGCGGCCGTGGCAGCGGCCGAGGAAGCTAGGGCAAGGTTCCCGAGCTGGTGGGGCGAATGGATGAGGGAGGGGCAGAAGAAGGTCGTCCTGAGGGTGGATGGGGAGGGGGAGCTACTAGGGATATATGAGGAATCCAAGAGGAGAGGTTTGCCGGCGGCCTTGGTGAGGGATATGGGCCTAACGCAATTGCCGCCCGGAACCGCGACCTGCGCCGGCATCGGGCCCGCGCCGGAGCCCGATTTGGATGCGCTGGTGGGGAGGCTCAAGCTCCTTTAG
- the rrp41 gene encoding exosome complex exonuclease Rrp41: MPQISPEDLLRNGIRVDGRRWNELRPIKMEVGVLDKADGSAYIEHGKNKILVAVYGPREAHPKHIALPDRATIKCRYHMAPFSVEERKSPAPSRREIEISKVIREALEPAILSEYYPRTSIDIFIEVLQSDGGSRCAGINGASLALADAGIPMRDLVAACAVGKIAGQLALDLSDIEDKLGEADMPVAYMPTYNSVTLLQMDGSFTHDEFAAGLELAVENCKKIYQMQREALRRQYLEVGKEEGTGAGR; encoded by the coding sequence ATGCCCCAAATCTCGCCTGAAGACCTATTGCGCAACGGGATAAGGGTTGATGGGAGGAGATGGAACGAGCTCAGGCCGATAAAGATGGAGGTCGGGGTCTTGGATAAGGCCGATGGCTCGGCCTATATAGAGCATGGGAAGAACAAGATCCTTGTCGCAGTCTATGGCCCAAGGGAGGCGCATCCTAAGCATATTGCCCTCCCCGATAGGGCCACCATAAAATGCAGGTACCACATGGCCCCGTTCTCCGTTGAGGAGAGGAAATCGCCCGCCCCATCTAGGAGGGAGATCGAGATATCGAAGGTCATAAGGGAGGCCTTGGAACCCGCGATCCTATCCGAGTATTACCCCAGGACCAGCATAGATATATTCATAGAGGTCCTTCAATCCGATGGGGGGTCCAGATGCGCCGGGATAAACGGCGCATCGCTGGCGCTCGCGGATGCCGGGATCCCGATGAGGGATCTTGTGGCGGCTTGCGCTGTGGGCAAGATAGCCGGCCAATTGGCTTTGGATCTCTCTGACATCGAGGACAAGCTCGGTGAGGCCGATATGCCCGTTGCCTACATGCCCACCTACAACTCCGTTACCCTGCTTCAAATGGATGGCTCTTTCACGCACGACGAGTTTGCGGCCGGGCTCGAGCTGGCCGTGGAGAATTGTAAGAAGATATATCAGATGCAGAGGGAGGCCCTCAGGAGGCAATACTTGGAGGTAGGGAAGGAGGAGGGCACCGGCGCTGGGAGGTGA
- a CDS encoding ribosome assembly factor SBDS, with product MSGKFTTARISIGGERFEILVKPEPALDYKMKKQIPISKVLAIEEIYTDASKGTKASSEKLSKHFGTTDVLEISKRILEEGELQITTEQRRRLIEEKRRQIIAFISKNCMDPRTSAPHPPLRIEQALEQIKAAIHPFKDAEEQAKEIIEKLRAIMPIKMEVLKVAIKLPPADAPKAYGAVKGYGNVVKEEWQADGSWVGIVEVPAGLYGPMLEKLGSLTQGGVQAKVIK from the coding sequence ATGAGCGGCAAATTCACGACCGCGAGGATCTCCATCGGCGGGGAGAGGTTCGAGATCCTCGTGAAGCCGGAGCCCGCCTTGGATTATAAAATGAAGAAGCAGATCCCCATCTCGAAGGTATTGGCGATAGAGGAGATATACACCGATGCCAGCAAGGGGACGAAGGCCTCTTCCGAGAAACTGAGCAAGCATTTCGGGACAACGGACGTCCTCGAGATCTCCAAGAGAATATTGGAGGAGGGCGAGCTCCAGATAACCACGGAGCAAAGGAGGCGTTTGATTGAGGAGAAGAGGAGGCAGATAATCGCGTTCATATCCAAAAACTGCATGGATCCTAGGACCTCGGCGCCCCACCCCCCGCTCAGGATAGAACAGGCCTTGGAGCAGATCAAGGCGGCAATTCATCCCTTCAAGGACGCGGAGGAGCAGGCCAAGGAGATAATAGAGAAATTGAGGGCCATCATGCCCATAAAGATGGAGGTACTCAAGGTCGCGATCAAGCTTCCGCCGGCTGATGCGCCGAAGGCATACGGCGCGGTGAAGGGCTATGGGAACGTGGTGAAGGAGGAGTGGCAGGCGGATGGATCTTGGGTTGGGATCGTTGAGGTGCCCGCGGGTTTATACGGCCCCATGCTGGAGAAGCTGGGGAGCCTTACCCAAGGGGGGGTACAGGCGAAGGTGATCAAATGA
- a CDS encoding Rpp14/Pop5 family protein, with the protein MGKWRYLLLEALSEEDVDGAEIFDALRRSLKELFGHMGLMEANPKLLYSLGRYSVIRCPRGEVDRIRASLILISDALGRSIPVRVKKASGTLRALRAEIPSGQAVGIHPGRPNAA; encoded by the coding sequence ATGGGTAAGTGGAGATATCTCCTCTTGGAGGCGCTGTCGGAGGAGGACGTGGATGGCGCGGAGATCTTCGATGCCCTTAGGAGATCCCTGAAGGAGCTTTTTGGCCACATGGGCCTGATGGAGGCGAATCCAAAGCTGTTATACAGCCTTGGGAGATATTCCGTGATCAGGTGCCCCAGGGGGGAGGTTGATAGGATAAGGGCATCGCTGATCCTCATCTCGGATGCCCTCGGGAGATCGATCCCGGTGCGCGTCAAGAAGGCCTCTGGGACCCTAAGGGCCCTCAGGGCTGAAATCCCGAGCGGCCAAGCGGTGGGGATCCACCCGGGTAGGCCCAACGCCGCCTAG
- a CDS encoding KEOPS complex subunit Pcc1, with amino-acid sequence MFRALEPEAKSAPTGRSGVGISRKGNVVEISILSRDLSSLRAAVNTYLRLASACQGTLEALEGLGEEPKSSRGSRA; translated from the coding sequence TTGTTCCGAGCCCTCGAGCCGGAGGCCAAGTCGGCGCCTACGGGAAGATCCGGGGTCGGGATCTCGAGGAAGGGGAACGTCGTGGAAATATCGATCCTCTCGAGGGATCTCAGCTCCTTGAGGGCCGCCGTCAATACTTATCTCAGGCTGGCCTCGGCCTGCCAAGGGACCCTCGAGGCTTTGGAGGGGTTGGGGGAGGAGCCCAAGTCATCTCGTGGTTCGCGGGCCTAA
- the psmA gene encoding archaeal proteasome endopeptidase complex subunit alpha, with the protein MPGAYDRAITVFSPDGRLFQVEYASETVKRGATVLGIACDSGVVLAAEERITSKLQDTSFMWKIFQIDEHVGAAVAGLSCDAHILIDQARLYAQSHRLLYDEPIEVEILTKRIGEIEQLYTQHAGVRPFGISILFGGVDRRGSRLFWTDPSGAYLAYKAWSIGSGGEAVNELLEAEYRKDLTLDQAILLAIKCIDKVLDGNIDAQKIRMAIIPSTTKKFNRLSHEEISEYINKYKRAAGR; encoded by the coding sequence ATGCCGGGAGCATATGATCGGGCAATAACCGTGTTCTCCCCGGATGGGAGGCTCTTTCAAGTAGAATACGCATCGGAGACGGTAAAGAGGGGGGCGACCGTGCTCGGCATCGCATGCGACAGCGGGGTCGTATTGGCGGCGGAGGAGAGGATAACCTCTAAGCTGCAGGATACCTCGTTCATGTGGAAGATATTCCAAATAGACGAGCACGTCGGGGCGGCCGTGGCGGGCCTGAGCTGCGATGCCCATATACTCATCGATCAAGCGAGGCTATATGCGCAAAGCCATAGGCTATTATACGACGAGCCGATAGAGGTCGAGATACTCACGAAGAGGATCGGAGAGATAGAGCAGCTATATACCCAGCATGCGGGCGTTAGGCCCTTCGGGATATCGATCCTCTTCGGCGGCGTGGATAGGAGGGGGAGCCGCCTCTTCTGGACCGATCCGAGCGGCGCGTATCTTGCCTATAAGGCTTGGTCCATAGGCTCCGGGGGGGAGGCCGTGAACGAGCTCCTAGAGGCTGAGTATAGGAAGGATCTAACGCTGGATCAGGCGATACTATTGGCCATAAAGTGCATAGACAAGGTTTTGGATGGGAACATAGATGCCCAGAAGATCAGGATGGCCATCATACCCTCTACTACTAAGAAGTTCAATAGGCTGAGCCATGAGGAGATAAGCGAATACATAAACAAATACAAAAGAGCGGCGGGCAGATGA